In Thermococcus profundus, the genomic stretch GTTGAAGAAGTTCTTCACGGCGACGTTGGCCAGGCTGAAGCCTATAAGGGTTATCGTAACGCCCGTAACGAGCGGCGTGAAAAGCTTCCTGACCTTCCCTATTATCCCGAGCCAGCCTATCGCCGCCTCGATTAGGCCTCCAACTATCAGTGCACCCTGAACCGCGGCCATCCCTAGGGAAGAGCCTATCGCTATTAGTCCGGGTATGAAGGCGAAGCTCGACCCCTGGACTATCGGGTAGCGGGAACCTATCGTGGTCTGGAGCAGTGTCGCTATGCCCATCGCCAGCAGAACCGCCTGTATCATGAGCGCTATCTGGTCGCCGCTCATGCCGATGGCACCGCCGACGACGAGCGGCACCGTGACGGTCGCACCGAACATTGCAAGAACGTGCTGAAGGCCGAAAACCAAAGCCTTCGCGGGCTCAACTTTTTCCTCAACTCCAATCTTCAAAACCGGCTTCTCGATTGTCTCAACTTTTTCCATTAAAGCCCGCTCAACCTGTGTAGGAGTTTGTTTAAAAAGTTTTCGGGAGGCGCAGAAATAAACAAGGATTTGTCAAAAATTCAAAAACTCCCGACTACCAGCCCTGCACTTTCGTCAGAACGCTGTCCGGCACCTTCCCCTCTTCGACGTCGGCGATTGCCCGCTCGAGCCTGTTGAGGCCCTCGTCGAGGAGCTCCTCTTCTATCGTGAGCGGCGGCTGTATGCGGAGCACGTTTCCCTGGAGGAATGCGAGAATAAGACCCAGCTCGTAGGCGCGCCATACCACCTTCCTCGCCTCATCATAGGCCCTCTCCTTTGTTTCCCTGTCCTTCACGAGGTCGACGCCGAGCATTAAACCCAGGCCGCGGACGTCTCCTATGAGTTCGTGTTCCTCTTTCATCTTCTCCAGACGCTTCTTTGTGTATTTCCCAAGCTTCTCGGCCCTCGTTAATAAGCCTCTCTCCTCTATCTCCTCGATTACCTCCAGGGCGGCCCTGCTGGCGACGGGATTCCCACTGAGCGTGAACGCGTGGCCCAGAGGAGGGAGGGAATCCATTATCTCGGCCCTCCCGATTACCGCGCTTATCGGCAGTCCCCCGCCGAGGGGCTTTGCGAGGGTGATTATGTCCGGCTCAACGCCGAAGTGCTCTATAGCGAACCACTTCCCGGTCCGTCCCAAGCCGCTCTGGACTTCGTCGACTACGAGGAGGATCCCGTGTTCATCGAGGATCTTCTTGACCTTCCTGAAGTAATCCTCCGGCGGAACCACCATACCGGCATCGCCCTGTATGGGCTCAGCAAAGAGTGCGGCAACCCCCTCGGCATGGACCTCCCCCTCGAATTTTTCCTTCAAGTACTCCACGCACTCCATCCTGCATGTCTTCGGGGTTTTCCCGAAGGGGCAACGGTAGCAGTTCGGATAGGGGATGTAGTGGATTCCGCTGAGCTCCCCAACTTTCGAACGCACCTCAAAATCGAGACCCGTTACGCTCATGGCACCATAGGTGGAACCGTAGTAGCTCCTCAAATAGCTGAGGACTGTTCTCCTTCCAGTATAGGCTCTCGCGAACTTTATCGCACCGTCGTTTGCATCGCTACCACTCAGCCCAAAGGAGACCTTCGGCCCTCTCACCGGCACTATTTCCGCCAGCTTCTCCGCCAGGAGGAGCGGCTCCACGGGAAAGCCGTAGATGAAAGTGAAGTGCAGCAGCCGGTCGGTCTGCTCCTTAACGGCCCGGACGACCCTGGGGTTGTTGTGGCCGACGTTCTGGACGGCCGCATCGCTAAGGAAATCTATGTACTCCCTACCCTCAATGTCCCACACCTTGGCGTTCTCAGCCCTGACTCCCACGAGGGGGGTGTACGTAACCCGGGATGCCCTTGGGAAAACCCGGGAGTACCTCTCAACGACCTCCTCTTTGGTTCTGGGTATGCCCATGATCCCACCGTACTGCTATACGCGTTTGGAACTAATAGGTATTTCGCCAAAATTTTGCTGATTACGCAAAAATATTTAAATATAAAAGAACGAAACTGAAAAATTGAGGGGATAAAAATGCGCGAAAATGATGAACTTGACAACCTGGACAGACTCATACTCCGGATCCTTCAGGATGACGGAAGGGCCAGCTACTCGGAGATAGCAAGGAGACTCAAGGTGCCCGAATCGACGGTCAGACTGAGGGTAAAACGGCTGGTGGAAAGGGGAGTCATAAGGCGGTTCTCCGCGCTGATCAATCCATTTAAAGCTGGATATTCAATAGTAGCGTTCATAGCCGTGGATGCAGAGCCGAGCAGGGTGAAGAAAGTGGCGGAAGAGCTGAGCGAACTGCCAGAGGTGGACGTCCTGGGCATAGCCACCGGTGCCCACGACATCCTGATGCAGGTAACCGTGAGAGACCTCAAGGAACTTGAAAACTTCCTCATAGAGAAGCTGGGCCGGATCGAAGGCATAAGAAGTACCGAAACTTCGATCCTGACGAGCGTGAGGAAGTGGGGTTACGCCAGGGTTTTTTGAGAAAAAAGAAACTTCAGCCGAGGACAACCTGGAGAACCGCTTCCTCCCCCGGCTTCAGCTCCTCAACTTCCCACACGACCTTGGAGCCCTCAATCATGGCCTTCCCCTTCGTCGCCCTGACTTCAACGGCGTTCATTCCCCTCTCCCACCTGAAGCCCCTGAGGGAAACGAGGCGGGGTGCCCTGAGCTTGACGAAGTAGTACCTCCCGAGCTCCTCCTCAATGACGTGCGGCCTCATGAAGGCCAGATAGGAACTTCCTCCCCCTATCGCTATGGATAGAACGAGTACGAGTACCTCCCATGCTGAGGGGCCTTTCCTCGACTCCCCAACCGGACTTGCCTCGGCCGTTGATGTAGTGGAGGTCGTTTCCTCCGGAGCAGTGGTCGTCGTGGGGGATGTCGTGCTGTGGGCCTCTGGGAGGGTAAGCGTTCTGTTGTCTCCAATATATCCCCGAGCTTTCGCGCTTATTGAGACCGTCCCGTGGCCGAGTTTACTCAGAGGAATGAGGAGAGTGCCGTTCTCATCCGTCACAAAAGTAAGCTCCCCTGAAGCCGTTGCAATGCTGACGGTTGTGTTGGGAACCGGGTTCCCGTTGGAGTCCTTAACTACTATGGACAGCCTATCCCCCCGAATCTCGGGGATGACGAAGAGCTTCCCCACCTGGATGAAGGTTTTTTCAATTCCCTCCCCAAGGTGAAGCACGATCTCGTACACACCCGGCTGGTTTACTGGGAAGTGGATCACGCCGTTGTGATCCGTTGTGGCATTCTGACCGTTGATTTCGACGAGTATTCCAGATGCAGGGGTTCCGTTCTCATAGAGAACCCTGACGTTTATCCTTCCATCGCCGTACCAGAGCTCGTATTTGTAGTGCCACTCAACCTTCACGGTCTCTTCCTTCGTAATCCCGTCCAGGTTGAGCCGGACGGTGTAGAGTCCCTGCCTCTCCGGCACGAAGACGGCCTTTCCGTCTTCATCAGTAAACAGCGTCGTCCCGTTTATCTGAACCTCAACACCCTTCGCGGGAGTTCCGTTGGCAAAGTACACCCCTACGAGGATTTTTCCGTTCTTAAACTCCACAGAATAAGTGTAGTGCCTCGGCAGAACCTGGAAATCTCTGGTGAGGTTCCTCACGACTCCCGAGAGATTGGCAGAGACGAAAAGGGTGTAGTTCCCAATTTTAGCCTCGGGGATTATGAGCTTGTGGGTCCACGTTTCCTCCGGCTGAAGCCCAATTTCAGTCTGGTACTTCATGACAGCCTCTCCGTCCCTCATAATCATCGCCGTGATGGGCCCTGCGATCATATCGTTGGAGTAAGAGGTGGCCGAGACGTGTATGGAGATATCGGACCCATACGTGTAGGGGCCATTGGCATCGGTTGAGAGGGAGTACTGCACAAGCTTTTCAACCATTATCGTGATGTTCCGCCCCACTGAGAAGTTGCCCCACGTTCCAACGAGTTCTGCAGTGTAGTTCCCGGAAGGGAGAAACGGAACTTTAAGACTCAGATCAGCGACCGTGCTCTCAAAGGGACCGATGGAGAGAGTCCGGTTGACCACGTAACTGCCGGCGTGGGTTTCCCACACAACCGAGAGTGTGAGGTTGGTGAGGCTCTCGCCGCGGAGGTTGGCAACCCTCACGGGAATACTCACGAGGCTTCCCGGAAGGACGCTCACGACGTCCTTTACCGGGGCCATCTCAAAAGGCGGCGACTGTGCGGCCTCTCCGAAGGGTATAGGGAGAACCGAAGCCACGAGCAGGACGGCAAGGATGAGTCTAACTCCCCTCACTCTTCAGCACCCCCAGAAGGGTTTTCTGAATTCCGAGAGCCTCATCGAGGGTCATGCCCCCATCCGAGTAGCTCACTCTATAGGTCTTCCCGGCCTTCACGAGCCTATCTGGCTCAAAAAACCTCCACTCCCGGTTTACGAACTTTACAGCGAGAAAAGCCCTGCCTCCAAACTTCTTTGAGAAAGCGCTCAGCTTCTCGATATCCTCCTCACTCAGGTAGAGCCTGTCCGAATGCGTGCTCTTCACCTCTATGCAGAGGTAGAGCTTTCCGTTGCCCGCTACTATGTCCACCTTCTTACTCCCCGCTGAGCGGATCACCGCAAAGCCCCTCTCCTCAAGCCTGTGGATAAGCTCCCTCTCCGCGCTGGCACCCCTTCTGTATTTCATGGCCACAACCCGTTATACTCTGGGGCGGGAGCTTATATAGTTGTTCCCAGGTTATCTTTATAAACCACCCCTCAAACCCTCTCTGGAGGTGGTTTGGATGCCTATTTACGCGCTGGGTGAGAAGAAGCCCAAAATTCACGAGACGGCTTTCATCGACGAGAGTGCCTCGGTAATCGGCGACGTCGTCCTTGAGGAGAAGACGAGCGTCTGGCCCTCCGCCGTTCTCCGCGGGGATATAGAGCAGATCTACATCGGCTGCTGTTCCAACGTCCAGGACAACGTCAGCATACACACTTCCCACGGCCTCCCAACAAAGGTTGGGAAGTACGTGACCATCGGCCACAACGCCGTAGTCCACGGGGCCACCATAGACGACTACGTCATAATCGGAATGGGCGCGGTGATCCTCGACGGTGCCAAGATAGGGAAGCATGTGATAATCGGTGCAGGGGCTCTGGTTCCCCCCAACAAGGAGATTCCAGACTACAGCCTCGTTGTCGGCGTCCCCGGAAAGGTCGTTAGACAGCTCAGCGAGGAAGAGGTAGAGTGGACGAAGAAGAACGCGGAGATATACATGGAGCTGGCAAAACTCCATCTTGAGAAGAGGAAGAGACTGTAAGGGGTTGGAGATGTTCTACCGTCTGATCTCAAAGGTTCCCCCCCTTATTTTTAAACCGGTTTATGACCTCTACGAGTCGTACCTACTGGAGAAGGTCAAATCCGGAAACATACCGAGGCACGTGGCCATAATCATGGACGGAAACCGGCGGTGGGCAAAGAAGCTTGAGAAGCCTCCCTGGTACGGTCACCTCTTCGGGTCCAACAAGCTTGAAGAGATTCTCGAATGGTGCCGTGAACTGGGGATAAGAACGCTTACTGCCTACGCTTTCTCAACGGAGAACTTCAAGCGCTCTCCAGAGGAGGTAAACGCTCTCATGAACCTCTTCGAGAAAAAGTTCAGGGAGCTGGTCAGCGACGAGAGGGTTCACAAGTACGGCATCAGGGTAAACGTCATCGGGAGAAAGGAGCTCCTCCCTGAGAACGTTAGGGAGGCCGCTGAAGAGGCCGAGAGAGCCACCAAAAAGTACAGCAACTACACCCTGAACCTGGCCATAGCCTACGGCGGAAGGAGCGAGATAACCGATGCAGTCAGGGAGATAGTTCAGGATGCCCTTAGGGGACGGATAAAGCCGGAGGAGATAGATGAGGATCTGATAAAGCGCTACCTGTACCACCCGAACATGCCCGATCCTGACATAGTAATAAGAACCGGTGGCGAGATAAGGATAAGCAACTTCCTGCTGTACCAGATAGCCTACAGCGAGCTCTTCTTCGTCGACGTCTATTTCCCTGAATTCAGGAAGATAGACTTCCTGAGGATAATAAGGGAGTACCAGAAGAGGCAGAGAAGGTTTGGAAGGTAAGCGCAGGGCTAGGGGAGAGCTTGTAATCGTTAGGCTGTGGATTATAATCCGGTGGTCACCATGAAAGGCATAAAAACGGTAGCCCTTGTCTCCGCAGTCGTGATCTTCATCGCCACAGCGGCCACTTGGGCGTTTACCCACGACGTCAACAGCACACTCATTGTTCTGACCCTCGCCTCTACAATAGCGACGGTAATGATGGCGGTTACAATCTACGAGCTGGATATAGCGATAAAGGAGCTCAATTTCGAGGCAGTTTCCGCAACCTACGGCATGATGGACGAATCGCTAAAGGACAAGCTTCGCAAAATCCGCTCATGGTGGGACCAGGAGAACGGAAAGATGTGCCTTCCAGTGGAGGAGTTCATGAAGGACAATGAAAAAAGGAAAATCGTAGGCGAAGCAAGCAAAATCCTGAATCGCGTGGGATATTTTGTTTACAGAGAGTTCGTGGGGGATTGGTTCATCCAGGAGCAGTATGGGGGGTTAATATTGGATTCCTTCCTGGCAATGAGGCCCTACCTCAAGGCCCTCCGTGACGAAGCCGAGTGCAGGGAGGGCGAAGGAAGTGAAAATGAAAAGTGCACCAATGGGCCGTGGTTCATACGGCGCTTCTATCTGCTCCTGGTTGTGATAAGCTACGTCTATCTCTGCGAGAATTTCCCGGAGCAGTGCCGCGGAATCTTTGAAAAATACGGAATGAACGTAGAAAAGCCAGTCCCAAAAGGATGGCTGCATCGGGAAATACGGGAATGGCTCAGAAGAAAGGGATACTGGGAGTACCTTGCATGACTACTTCTCCACTCCCCTTCTAACCTTCACGGCAAGCCCCTGCTGAAATACCCTCAGCTCTTCGCCGTTCAGGAGCGTCTGGCCCGTCGCCAGGAGTTCATCGTTCTTGTTGACGACCAGAACCTCGTCGTAGGGCCTAATGTTTGGATCCGCATCAACGACGAACTTGGCGAAGACGTTCTTTCCCTTCCTGGCGAATGGCTCCGCGTCTTCATCGACCACAACGCGCATCCTCGGGAACGGGAGGACTTCATGGAGCCTCCTGGCCCCTTCAATGCCGAGCGTCAGCAGGCCGTCTTCTGCTCTAAACGTGGCGAGGTGCTTGCCTCTGGCTTTTATCTGCCGTGGCATCCCGGTCTTTCTGGAAAGTTCTACGAAGGCATCCTTGAACGCCTCACCTGCCCCCTCTCCAAACTGGTACTCGGCTATCGCCATTACGTAGTTCCTCGCCTCTTCCTTTGATGGCCTTTCTATGGTAAAGTCTTCCTCGCCCTCACTCTGGGCGAAGGGATAGCTCAAGCCTAGGTACTTAGGTATTTCCCCGAATATTGGGTGATTAATCGTTTCAGGGAACTTGACCTTAACTCGTCCGGCCCTCTCCCTCGCCCTCACTGCCGTTGGCCACTTCAAAGCCTCTTCGCTCACCTTGAAGAAGGCGCTAGCTTTGGTTACAGGCTCGTTCTTCTCAAGGTACTCCCTGTACTCCAGCAGCCTCTTGTATGCCGCGTAGAGCTTCGGATGACCCCTCGCGCGCTCGTCAACCAGCTCCCACAACGTTCCCTCCTTTATCGCCTGCTTCACCCTGTTGAGTTCTTCCTTAATCACCCAGAGGTTGTGCAGAGCTAGAAGCCTTGTTCGCTCTTCCTTCGGCATCTCGCGGAGCTCCTGCGGTGTGTAGCGGGAGCAGACGGGACAGGAGCACGGGAAGTACTCAAGCTCCTCCAGCCTCTTTGTCCCTTCTGGAGTTAGATAGCGGTCGTCCTTGGCGTAGAGGGCGTAGCTGGCCGAATCGAAGAGGTCTATACCCATCGCGACGGCCAAGGCGAAGATCATCGGATGGCCGGCGCCGAAGAGGTGAACCGGCCTGTCTGGCCTG encodes the following:
- a CDS encoding Ig-like domain-containing protein; this translates as MRGVRLILAVLLVASVLPIPFGEAAQSPPFEMAPVKDVVSVLPGSLVSIPVRVANLRGESLTNLTLSVVWETHAGSYVVNRTLSIGPFESTVADLSLKVPFLPSGNYTAELVGTWGNFSVGRNITIMVEKLVQYSLSTDANGPYTYGSDISIHVSATSYSNDMIAGPITAMIMRDGEAVMKYQTEIGLQPEETWTHKLIIPEAKIGNYTLFVSANLSGVVRNLTRDFQVLPRHYTYSVEFKNGKILVGVYFANGTPAKGVEVQINGTTLFTDEDGKAVFVPERQGLYTVRLNLDGITKEETVKVEWHYKYELWYGDGRINVRVLYENGTPASGILVEINGQNATTDHNGVIHFPVNQPGVYEIVLHLGEGIEKTFIQVGKLFVIPEIRGDRLSIVVKDSNGNPVPNTTVSIATASGELTFVTDENGTLLIPLSKLGHGTVSISAKARGYIGDNRTLTLPEAHSTTSPTTTTAPEETTSTTSTAEASPVGESRKGPSAWEVLVLVLSIAIGGGSSYLAFMRPHVIEEELGRYYFVKLRAPRLVSLRGFRWERGMNAVEVRATKGKAMIEGSKVVWEVEELKPGEEAVLQVVLG
- the uppS gene encoding polyprenyl diphosphate synthase, producing the protein MFYRLISKVPPLIFKPVYDLYESYLLEKVKSGNIPRHVAIIMDGNRRWAKKLEKPPWYGHLFGSNKLEEILEWCRELGIRTLTAYAFSTENFKRSPEEVNALMNLFEKKFRELVSDERVHKYGIRVNVIGRKELLPENVREAAEEAERATKKYSNYTLNLAIAYGGRSEITDAVREIVQDALRGRIKPEEIDEDLIKRYLYHPNMPDPDIVIRTGGEIRISNFLLYQIAYSELFFVDVYFPEFRKIDFLRIIREYQKRQRRFGR
- the hjc gene encoding Holliday junction resolvase Hjc; translated protein: MKYRRGASAERELIHRLEERGFAVIRSAGSKKVDIVAGNGKLYLCIEVKSTHSDRLYLSEEDIEKLSAFSKKFGGRAFLAVKFVNREWRFFEPDRLVKAGKTYRVSYSDGGMTLDEALGIQKTLLGVLKSEGS
- a CDS encoding leucine/methionine racemase, which codes for MGIPRTKEEVVERYSRVFPRASRVTYTPLVGVRAENAKVWDIEGREYIDFLSDAAVQNVGHNNPRVVRAVKEQTDRLLHFTFIYGFPVEPLLLAEKLAEIVPVRGPKVSFGLSGSDANDGAIKFARAYTGRRTVLSYLRSYYGSTYGAMSVTGLDFEVRSKVGELSGIHYIPYPNCYRCPFGKTPKTCRMECVEYLKEKFEGEVHAEGVAALFAEPIQGDAGMVVPPEDYFRKVKKILDEHGILLVVDEVQSGLGRTGKWFAIEHFGVEPDIITLAKPLGGGLPISAVIGRAEIMDSLPPLGHAFTLSGNPVASRAALEVIEEIEERGLLTRAEKLGKYTKKRLEKMKEEHELIGDVRGLGLMLGVDLVKDRETKERAYDEARKVVWRAYELGLILAFLQGNVLRIQPPLTIEEELLDEGLNRLERAIADVEEGKVPDSVLTKVQGW
- a CDS encoding Lrp/AsnC family transcriptional regulator, whose product is MRENDELDNLDRLILRILQDDGRASYSEIARRLKVPESTVRLRVKRLVERGVIRRFSALINPFKAGYSIVAFIAVDAEPSRVKKVAEELSELPEVDVLGIATGAHDILMQVTVRDLKELENFLIEKLGRIEGIRSTETSILTSVRKWGYARVF
- a CDS encoding gamma carbonic anhydrase family protein; amino-acid sequence: MPIYALGEKKPKIHETAFIDESASVIGDVVLEEKTSVWPSAVLRGDIEQIYIGCCSNVQDNVSIHTSHGLPTKVGKYVTIGHNAVVHGATIDDYVIIGMGAVILDGAKIGKHVIIGAGALVPPNKEIPDYSLVVGVPGKVVRQLSEEEVEWTKKNAEIYMELAKLHLEKRKRL
- the tgtA gene encoding tRNA guanosine(15) transglycosylase TgtA — protein: MADFRFEVKARDAAGRIGKLTVNGKTIETPAIMPVINPKQLIVAPKELKEMGFGMVITNSYIIYKTPELRERALEEGIHKLLDYDGIIEVDSGSFQLMRYGGVEVTNGEIVRFQHDIGVDIGTFLDIPTPPDTPREKAEEDLRITLERAKEAEGIKEIAMNAAVQGSTYPDLRTYAARELSKMNFEIHPIGAVVPLMEGYRYKDLVDVVIASKQGLRPDRPVHLFGAGHPMIFALAVAMGIDLFDSASYALYAKDDRYLTPEGTKRLEELEYFPCSCPVCSRYTPQELREMPKEERTRLLALHNLWVIKEELNRVKQAIKEGTLWELVDERARGHPKLYAAYKRLLEYREYLEKNEPVTKASAFFKVSEEALKWPTAVRARERAGRVKVKFPETINHPIFGEIPKYLGLSYPFAQSEGEEDFTIERPSKEEARNYVMAIAEYQFGEGAGEAFKDAFVELSRKTGMPRQIKARGKHLATFRAEDGLLTLGIEGARRLHEVLPFPRMRVVVDEDAEPFARKGKNVFAKFVVDADPNIRPYDEVLVVNKNDELLATGQTLLNGEELRVFQQGLAVKVRRGVEK